ATATCCGGTCCAGCAGGAGGCGTCCGTCGGCGCCCGCGTCCCACGCGACCGCGGCACGGTGGCGGCTCGGGACGGCCCCGGGCGTCGGGACGTAGGGCGGATTGCTCACGACGAGGTCGAACCGGCGGCCGACGACGGGCACGAACAGGTCGCCGTGGAGGACTTCGACGGGCAGCCGGGCGAGCCGGGCGTTGAGCCGGGTCGTGAGGACCGCCCGGCGGGTCCTGTCGACGGCGGTGACGTGGGCGCCCCGCCGGGCCGCGGCCAGGGCGAGGGCCCCGGTACCGGTTCCCAGGTCCAGGACGGCGGCTCCCCCGGGCACGTACTCCCGGTCCAGGGCCTGGGTCAGCAGTTCGGTGTCGCGCTGTGGGGCGTACACCCGCCACGGGGCCAGCACCAAGCCGCCCTCGCTGTCGTTCCGCGCCATCATTCCGAGCACCACGTACACCTCGCAGCCGTGCCCCGAGCGTGTCACCGGACGCACCCGACGGGTGGCTCAATGCGAGGGGCACCTCACGGGCGAACCCCACAGGGCACACCCGACCAATGCGTCACTTCTCCGAGTGCCCGGCGAAACGGCCTTCACACCGCACAACGGACACATCCCCGGTCGACGCGGCACCTCGCACCGGCGACCCGCTGCTCCCCGACCGGGCCGCGGACCAGCGTCTGCCCCGGCAGTACGCCGTTCACCGCGACGGGAACGGCCGGCTCCACGCGGTCTCGGCCCGCTGCGCCCACCTCGGCTCCGCGCCTCCCTGAAGCAGCCCCACATGACCCACATGACCCGCGTGACCAGCCCATCCGTACTCACCATCAGCCGGCCTCGTGCCTCCCCGGACTCCGGTCACTCCTCGTCGGCGAAGACGCTGGAGTCGAGGCTTTCGAGGAGGTCTGCGGGGTCCCGGTACACGGCCCGGGCGCCTGCGGCCTCCAGGTCCGCGCGGGGGATTCCGCCGGACAGCACCGCGACGGGCGTCACCCCGTCCCGCCGGGCCGCCTCCATGTCCCAGACGGTGTCGCCGACGAACACGGCCCGTTCACTGGGCGCACCGGCGAGCTCCCTGGCCTGCCGGACAGGATCGGGGGCGGGTTTGCCGACGGCGACGTCGTCCGCGCCGGCCGCCCCGAGGATGACGTCGTCCGCCCCGATGCCCCTCCGTAGCGCGGAGAGTTCGGCGCCGCTCGCCGAGGTCGCCAGGACGATTCCCCAGCCCCGTCCGGCCAGCGTGCGCAGCAGGTCGCCCGCCGCGCCGAGCGTCGGCAGCCGCTCGAAGTACGTGGCGTAGAGGGCGTGGTGAGCCGCGACGAGCTGCTCGTCCTCATCGGGATCGCGGGCGCCGGCATCGCGGCCGGCGGGATCGCCGAGCAGATGGTCCAGCAGGTCGCTGCCGCCGAGGCCCACGGCACGGTGGATCTCCCGCATGGGGACCTGGTGGCCCGCCTGCCGGAGCGCCTCCCACCAGGTGACGACATGCAGGTGATTGGTGTCGACGAGCGTTCCGTCGACGTCGAAGATCGCGGCGCGTTTCGTGGTCATGCCGGGTGTCCTCGTCCTCTCACAGCTCGTAGCGCAGGGCGGGCAGCAGCTTCCGCTCGGCCCACTCCAGGTACGGCTCCTGGTGCTCGCCGCCGATCTGGACGAGCGCGACCTCGGTGAACCCCGCGTCGGCGTAAGGGCGTACGGCCTCGACGACCGCGTCCACGTCGTCGCCGCACGGAATGGACTCGGCCACGTCCTCGGGCCGTACGAACTGTGTGGCGCCCGCGAACGCGGCGGGCCCGGGAAGTTCGGAGTTGACCGGCCAGCCGCCGCCGAACCAGCGGAACTGGTCGTGGGCGCGCATGATCGCCGCGTCGCGGTCGGTGTCGTAACAGATCGGCAGTTGGCCGACCTTGGGCTTGCCCGTGCCGCCGTGCCGGTCGAACGCGGAGATCAGTTCCGGCCGGGGTTCGGTGGCGATCAGCAAGTCGGCCAGGTGACCGGCGAGTTGGCACGAGCGGTCGCCCGAGACGGCGACACCGATCGGCGGGGGCGCGTCGGGCAGATCCCACAACCTGGCGTTCTCCACGTCGAAGTGGGCGCCGTGGTGGTTGACGTTCTCCCCCGCGAACAGCGAGCGGATGATCTCCACGGCCTCCTCCAGCCTCTCCAGGCGGACGTGCGCTGCGGGCCAACCCCCGCCCACCACATGCTCGTTGAGGTTCTCCCCGGAGCCGAGTCCCAGCCGGAACCGGCCCTGGGAGAGGAGCTGCACGGTGGCGGCCTTCTGGGCGACGACCGCCGGGTGGTAGCGGGTCGTGGGGCACGTCACGTACGTCATCAGGGGAATGCGTTCGGTGGCCTGCGCGGCGGCACCGAGCACGCTCCACGCGTAGGAGGCGTGGCCCTGGGACTCCAGCCAGGGGAAGTAGTGGTCGGACGTGACCGAGAAGTCGAAGCCGGCGCGTTCGGCGCCGACCACATGGCCGACGAGCTCTCGCGGACCCGCCTGTTCGGTCATCATCGTGTACCCGATCTGCACCATGCCGCTCATCTCCTCGTGGGTCGGGATCGTGAGAGGACGTTCTTCCGTCCCGTCACCGCTTCGTCGTGAGCCGCAGGTCGGCCTCCTTCTCCTGGTCTCCCGACGCCGTGCCCCGCTCCTCCACGGCGAACGCGACCCCCAGGGCTTCGCGGAGCTGGTCCACGGCGGTGTAGTCGCCCTGGAGCGTGGCGGAGACCGAGCCCTCCAGGGGGATCGGATCGGTCGGGATCCATTCCTGCGTCGGCTCGAACTCCGCGCTCCACACGATGGAGTCGCCGCCCGGTTGCTCCCTGGGCACGTCGTCGACAGGCCTGTCTGCGGGGAACGCCGTCCGCAGAACGCCGAACACGGTGGCAGCGTCCTCCTTGGACGCTCCGGTGAGGGACACGGTGGCCATCAGGCTCACTCTCCTTCTGCACGCGATGGAACATGGATGATCGGACGCACCCGTTCACGGGGCCGGCCTCGTCCGTGTCGGGAGTCTTCGGGTCGAGGATCTTCGAGTCGGGGATCTTCGAGTCGGGGATCCCCGCATCCGGATCACGACCCGGCTGGTGCTGCTCGTCGGTGGACTTCTCGCTTCCTCGCGCAGGGCGGGTGCCAGGCGCAGGTACCCCGACGGCCGACGATGATGCGGACCTCCACGCCCCGGACGGAGAGGGTCCCGGACCGTGCGGGCGTCCAGGCCACCGGTGGGGCCGCCGGGCACGGCGAAGGGCGGGCACCGGCAGTACGCCGGTGCCCGCCCCCGTGTGCCGCGGAGTGACGGTCAGGCTCGGTGGTCCCCGTAGTAGCCGCCGAGCTGCTCGTGGTAGCCGGGGTCACCGACGTGCTTGTCCTTGTCGAACTCGGGGGAGTTCTTGATCTCGTCCTTGGTGCGGCCGACATGGATCGTCCGCTCCGCGACGTCGATGGACGAGATGACACCGGCAGGGAGCAGAACCTGCTTGCCGAAGATCCACACTCCGGTGTCGACGACGATGTACGCGGCCCCGACATCCTCGGAGTGCTTGTCGACCTTGCCGATCGAGCCGTCGCTCGCCTCGACCTTGAATCCGACCAGGTCCGTCCCCGTCCGGTGACCCGACTCGGCCGGGTAGCCCCACATGTTGTCCGTCATACAAAAACCTCCCCTTGCAGTACGTGAATACCGAGGAAGCCCGTCCGATATTCCAGTGGGCGTCCCTCAGTAGGTCGGGTGCCCAGCGTTTCTCGTCCCACACAATTTGTTTTCGGTCCGCGCGTCCGTCGACACGGCAGAGAACGCGACGGACGGTACGGGTGACCGGGCTCACCAGCGGTACCGACGGCCCTTCGCTCCACCGGTTCCGGCACTCCGGAAGACGAATCCCAGAAGTCGCGGAACGGCTGCGCCGACGGCGATCCACCACAGAACGTGAAGGGCGAATACGGCTCCGCACATATCAGGGCGTGGAGAAGTACAAGAATCAACACAGTCATGTCGATTCCCCTGTCGATTCCTCTTTTCAAAGGGCCGTCGTGCCGGCCGTCCGCG
The DNA window shown above is from Streptomyces sp. NBC_01451 and carries:
- a CDS encoding HemK2/MTQ2 family protein methyltransferase, with product MARNDSEGGLVLAPWRVYAPQRDTELLTQALDREYVPGGAAVLDLGTGTGALALAAARRGAHVTAVDRTRRAVLTTRLNARLARLPVEVLHGDLFVPVVGRRFDLVVSNPPYVPTPGAVPSRHRAAVAWDAGADGRLLLDRICRRAHTSLRPGGVLLLVHSTLCGIAPTLAMLERSGLDARVTDRCLVPFGPVLRSRGAWLRERGLVDADEEKEELVIIRAERTR
- a CDS encoding HAD family hydrolase — encoded protein: MTTKRAAIFDVDGTLVDTNHLHVVTWWEALRQAGHQVPMREIHRAVGLGGSDLLDHLLGDPAGRDAGARDPDEDEQLVAAHHALYATYFERLPTLGAAGDLLRTLAGRGWGIVLATSASGAELSALRRGIGADDVILGAAGADDVAVGKPAPDPVRQARELAGAPSERAVFVGDTVWDMEAARRDGVTPVAVLSGGIPRADLEAAGARAVYRDPADLLESLDSSVFADEE
- a CDS encoding LLM class F420-dependent oxidoreductase; translation: MVQIGYTMMTEQAGPRELVGHVVGAERAGFDFSVTSDHYFPWLESQGHASYAWSVLGAAAQATERIPLMTYVTCPTTRYHPAVVAQKAATVQLLSQGRFRLGLGSGENLNEHVVGGGWPAAHVRLERLEEAVEIIRSLFAGENVNHHGAHFDVENARLWDLPDAPPPIGVAVSGDRSCQLAGHLADLLIATEPRPELISAFDRHGGTGKPKVGQLPICYDTDRDAAIMRAHDQFRWFGGGWPVNSELPGPAAFAGATQFVRPEDVAESIPCGDDVDAVVEAVRPYADAGFTEVALVQIGGEHQEPYLEWAERKLLPALRYEL
- a CDS encoding PRC-barrel domain containing protein, translating into MTDNMWGYPAESGHRTGTDLVGFKVEASDGSIGKVDKHSEDVGAAYIVVDTGVWIFGKQVLLPAGVISSIDVAERTIHVGRTKDEIKNSPEFDKDKHVGDPGYHEQLGGYYGDHRA